The following proteins come from a genomic window of Bubalus kerabau isolate K-KA32 ecotype Philippines breed swamp buffalo chromosome 20, PCC_UOA_SB_1v2, whole genome shotgun sequence:
- the IL17RE gene encoding interleukin-17 receptor E isoform X3, with the protein MPASAQRKLLSSCCLSEKGHHNSSLSPDSSHKGLRSKRTQPVDPEAGEGLSRSGSQKLGGPEFSFDLLPETRAIQVTIPPGPEVSVRLCHQWALECEDLSHPFDAQKIVPGSHTVDLPYEFLLPCLCIEASYLQEDTVRRKKCPFQGQPEAYGSDFWESMNFTDHSQHIKMVMAVTLRCPLKLEASLCQRRGWPTLCEDLPNAMAQESEGWYVVEKVDLHPQLCFKFSFGNSSHVECPHRTFAAPSWNVSMDTQAQQVVLHFSSRTHVTFSAAWNHPGLGQDSVVPPVYSVSQTQGSTPVTLDLIVPFLRPGGCVLVWRSDVQFAWKRLLCPDVSHRRLGLLILALLAFTTLLGVVLVLTCRRPLSGPERAPPVLLLHVAESEAQRRLVGALAELLRAALGGGRDVIVDLWEGTRVARVGPLPWLWAARARVARERGTVVLLWSSAGPSPTGGPDPRAAPLRALLRAAPRPLLLLVYFSRLCAKGDIPPPLRALPRYRLLHDLPRLLRALDARASTEATTRGRFVAQPRLRGRVELCRRLELEAAKLADQG; encoded by the exons atgcCAGCGTCTGCTCAG AGGAAGTTGCTGAGTAGCTGCTGCCTGTCTGAGAAGGGCCATCACAACTCCAGCCTCTCCCCAGATAGCTCCCACAAGGGGCTACGCTCCAAAAGAACCCAGCCGGTGGATCCAGAGGCAGGGGAAGGTCTCTCCAGATCCGGCTCACAAAAGCTTGGAG GACCTGAGTTCTCCTTTGACTTGCTGCCTGAGACAAGGGCTATTCAAGTGACCATTCCTCCAGGCCCAGAGGTCAGTGTGCGTCTTTGTCACCAGTGGGCACTGGAGTGTGAGGACCTGAGCCATCCCTTCGATGCCCAG AAAATTGTGCCTGGGAGCCACACTGTAGATCTGCCTTATGAATTCCTTCTGCCCTGTCTGTGTATCGAG GCATCCTACCTGCAAGAGGACACCGTGAGGCGCAAAAAATGTCCCTTCCAGGGCCAGCCTGAAGCCT ATGGCTCAGACTTCTGGGAGTCAATGAACTTCACTGACCACAGCCAGCACATTAAGATGGTCATGGCCGTGACACTCCGCTGCCCACTGAAGCTGGAGGCCTCCCTGTGCCAGAGGCGGGGCTGGCCCACCCTCTGCGAAGACCTCCCCAATGCCATGGCTCAAGAGTCAGAGGGG TGGTACGTCGTAGAGAAAGTGGACTTGCATCCCCAGCTCTGCTTCAAG TTCTCTTTTGGAAACAGCAGCCACGTTGAATGCCCCCATCGGACATTCG CAGctccatcctggaatgtgagcaTGGATACCCAGGCCCAGCAGGTGGTCCTTCACTTCTCTTCAAGGACACATGTCACCTTCAGTGCTGCCTGGAACCACCCAGGCTTGGGGCAGGACAGCGTGGTGCCCCCCGTGTACAGCGTCAGCCAG ACTCAGGGCTCAACCCCAGTGACCCTAGACCTCATCGTTCCCTTCCTGAGGCCAGGAGGCTGTGTCCTG GTGTGGAGGTCAGATGTCCAGTTTGCCTGGAAGCGCCTCTTGTGTCCAGATG TCTCTCACAGACGCCTGGGGCTCTTGATCCTGGCACTGCTGGCCTTCACCACTCTACTGGGAGTTGTTTTGGTTCTCACGTGCCGGCGTCCACTGTCAG GCCCCGAACGAGCGCCGCCGGTGCTGCTGCTGCACGTGGCGGAGTCTGAGGCGCAGCGGCGCCTGGTGGGAGCACTTGCTGAACTGTTGCGAGCCGCGCTGGGCGGCGGGCGCGACGTGATCGTGGACCTTTGGGAGGGCACACGGGTGGCACGCGTGGGCCCCCTGCCGTGGCTCTGGGCGGCTCGGGCACGTGTGGCGCGGGAGCGGGGCACCGTGGTTCTTCTGTGGAGCAGCGCCGGCCCCAGCCCCACGGGCGGCCCGGATCCTCGCGCTGCGCCCCTGCGCGCCCTGCTTCGCGCCGCCCCGcgcccgctgctgctgctggtttACTTTAGTCGTCTCTGCGCCAAGGGCGACATTCCCCCGCCCCTGCGCGCCCTGCCCCGCTACCGCCTGCTGCACGACTTGCCGCGCCTGCTGCGCGCCCTGGACGCTCGGGCTTCTACTGAAGCCACCACCCGGGGCCGCTTCGTCGCCCAGCCGCGCCTGCGGGGTCGCGTGGAGCTGTGCCGCAGGCTGGAACTGGAGGCCGCCAAACTTGCCGACCAAGGCTGA
- the IL17RE gene encoding interleukin-17 receptor E isoform X2 produces the protein MGSPRLAALLLPLLQLITGLSASAGIGCPLLLRWSTRCLLASRMDGSFTGRSAQIPHHTQPAPHLSPKPWCACCCHCPHCWCLHLVSGPSGLQWGWLHLLVQKSEKSYKFWLCRRHRMPASAQRKLLSSCCLSEKGHHNSSLSPDSSHKGLRSKRTQPVDPEAGEGLSRSGSQKLGGPEFSFDLLPETRAIQVTIPPGPEVSVRLCHQWALECEDLSHPFDAQKIVPGSHTVDLPYEFLLPCLCIEASYLQEDTVRRKKCPFQGQPEAYGSDFWESMNFTDHSQHIKMVMAVTLRCPLKLEASLCQRRGWPTLCEDLPNAMAQESEGWYVVEKVDLHPQLCFKFSFGNSSHVECPHRTFAAPSWNVSMDTQAQQVVLHFSSRTHVTFSAAWNHPGLGQDSVVPPVYSVSQTQGSTPVTLDLIVPFLRPGGCVLVWRSDVQFAWKRLLCPDVSHRRLGLLILALLAFTTLLGVVLVLTCRRPLSGPERAPPVLLLHVAESEAQRRLVGALAELLRAALGGGRDVIVDLWEGTRVARVGPLPWLWAARARVARERGTVVLLWSSAGPSPTGGPDPRAAPLRALLRAAPRPLLLLVYFSRLCAKGDIPPPLRALPRYRLLHDLPRLLRALDARASTEATTRGRFVAQPRLRGRVELCRRLELEAAKLADQG, from the exons ATGGGGAGCCCCAGACTGGCAGCCCTGCTCCTGCCTCTTCTCCAGCTGATCACTGGCCTGTCTGCGTCTGCTGGGATTGGCTGCCCCTTACTTCTCCGCTGGAGCACCCGCTGTCTACTGGCCTCCCGCATG GATGGCAGTTTCACTG GAAGGTCTGCCCAGATTCCTCACCATACCCAGCCGGCCCCCCACCTCTCCCCAAAGCCTTGGTGTGCTTGCTGCTGCCACTGTCCCCACTGCTGGTGTCTGCATCTGGTGTCGGGTCCCTCGG GGCTTCAGTGGGGTTGGCTCCACCTCCTAGTGCAGAAATCCGAAAAGTCTTACAAGTTCTGGCTctgtaggagacacaggatgcCAGCGTCTGCTCAG AGGAAGTTGCTGAGTAGCTGCTGCCTGTCTGAGAAGGGCCATCACAACTCCAGCCTCTCCCCAGATAGCTCCCACAAGGGGCTACGCTCCAAAAGAACCCAGCCGGTGGATCCAGAGGCAGGGGAAGGTCTCTCCAGATCCGGCTCACAAAAGCTTGGAG GACCTGAGTTCTCCTTTGACTTGCTGCCTGAGACAAGGGCTATTCAAGTGACCATTCCTCCAGGCCCAGAGGTCAGTGTGCGTCTTTGTCACCAGTGGGCACTGGAGTGTGAGGACCTGAGCCATCCCTTCGATGCCCAG AAAATTGTGCCTGGGAGCCACACTGTAGATCTGCCTTATGAATTCCTTCTGCCCTGTCTGTGTATCGAG GCATCCTACCTGCAAGAGGACACCGTGAGGCGCAAAAAATGTCCCTTCCAGGGCCAGCCTGAAGCCT ATGGCTCAGACTTCTGGGAGTCAATGAACTTCACTGACCACAGCCAGCACATTAAGATGGTCATGGCCGTGACACTCCGCTGCCCACTGAAGCTGGAGGCCTCCCTGTGCCAGAGGCGGGGCTGGCCCACCCTCTGCGAAGACCTCCCCAATGCCATGGCTCAAGAGTCAGAGGGG TGGTACGTCGTAGAGAAAGTGGACTTGCATCCCCAGCTCTGCTTCAAG TTCTCTTTTGGAAACAGCAGCCACGTTGAATGCCCCCATCGGACATTCG CAGctccatcctggaatgtgagcaTGGATACCCAGGCCCAGCAGGTGGTCCTTCACTTCTCTTCAAGGACACATGTCACCTTCAGTGCTGCCTGGAACCACCCAGGCTTGGGGCAGGACAGCGTGGTGCCCCCCGTGTACAGCGTCAGCCAG ACTCAGGGCTCAACCCCAGTGACCCTAGACCTCATCGTTCCCTTCCTGAGGCCAGGAGGCTGTGTCCTG GTGTGGAGGTCAGATGTCCAGTTTGCCTGGAAGCGCCTCTTGTGTCCAGATG TCTCTCACAGACGCCTGGGGCTCTTGATCCTGGCACTGCTGGCCTTCACCACTCTACTGGGAGTTGTTTTGGTTCTCACGTGCCGGCGTCCACTGTCAG GCCCCGAACGAGCGCCGCCGGTGCTGCTGCTGCACGTGGCGGAGTCTGAGGCGCAGCGGCGCCTGGTGGGAGCACTTGCTGAACTGTTGCGAGCCGCGCTGGGCGGCGGGCGCGACGTGATCGTGGACCTTTGGGAGGGCACACGGGTGGCACGCGTGGGCCCCCTGCCGTGGCTCTGGGCGGCTCGGGCACGTGTGGCGCGGGAGCGGGGCACCGTGGTTCTTCTGTGGAGCAGCGCCGGCCCCAGCCCCACGGGCGGCCCGGATCCTCGCGCTGCGCCCCTGCGCGCCCTGCTTCGCGCCGCCCCGcgcccgctgctgctgctggtttACTTTAGTCGTCTCTGCGCCAAGGGCGACATTCCCCCGCCCCTGCGCGCCCTGCCCCGCTACCGCCTGCTGCACGACTTGCCGCGCCTGCTGCGCGCCCTGGACGCTCGGGCTTCTACTGAAGCCACCACCCGGGGCCGCTTCGTCGCCCAGCCGCGCCTGCGGGGTCGCGTGGAGCTGTGCCGCAGGCTGGAACTGGAGGCCGCCAAACTTGCCGACCAAGGCTGA
- the IL17RE gene encoding interleukin-17 receptor E isoform X1, translating to MDGSFTGRSAQIPHHTQPAPHLSPKPWCACCCHCPHCWCLHLVSGPSGLQWGWLHLLVQKSEKSYKFWLCRRHRMPASAQRKLLSSCCLSEKGHHNSSLSPDSSHKGLRSKRTQPVDPEAGEGLSRSGSQKLGGPEFSFDLLPETRAIQVTIPPGPEVSVRLCHQWALECEDLSHPFDAQKIVPGSHTVDLPYEFLLPCLCIEASYLQEDTVRRKKCPFQGQPEAYGSDFWESMNFTDHSQHIKMVMAVTLRCPLKLEASLCQRRGWPTLCEDLPNAMAQESEGWYVVEKVDLHPQLCFKFSFGNSSHVECPHRTFAAPSWNVSMDTQAQQVVLHFSSRTHVTFSAAWNHPGLGQDSVVPPVYSVSQTQGSTPVTLDLIVPFLRPGGCVLVWRSDVQFAWKRLLCPDVSHRRLGLLILALLAFTTLLGVVLVLTCRRPLSGPERAPPVLLLHVAESEAQRRLVGALAELLRAALGGGRDVIVDLWEGTRVARVGPLPWLWAARARVARERGTVVLLWSSAGPSPTGGPDPRAAPLRALLRAAPRPLLLLVYFSRLCAKGDIPPPLRALPRYRLLHDLPRLLRALDARASTEATTRGRFVAQPRLRGRVELCRRLELEAAKLADQG from the exons ATG GATGGCAGTTTCACTG GAAGGTCTGCCCAGATTCCTCACCATACCCAGCCGGCCCCCCACCTCTCCCCAAAGCCTTGGTGTGCTTGCTGCTGCCACTGTCCCCACTGCTGGTGTCTGCATCTGGTGTCGGGTCCCTCGG GGCTTCAGTGGGGTTGGCTCCACCTCCTAGTGCAGAAATCCGAAAAGTCTTACAAGTTCTGGCTctgtaggagacacaggatgcCAGCGTCTGCTCAG AGGAAGTTGCTGAGTAGCTGCTGCCTGTCTGAGAAGGGCCATCACAACTCCAGCCTCTCCCCAGATAGCTCCCACAAGGGGCTACGCTCCAAAAGAACCCAGCCGGTGGATCCAGAGGCAGGGGAAGGTCTCTCCAGATCCGGCTCACAAAAGCTTGGAG GACCTGAGTTCTCCTTTGACTTGCTGCCTGAGACAAGGGCTATTCAAGTGACCATTCCTCCAGGCCCAGAGGTCAGTGTGCGTCTTTGTCACCAGTGGGCACTGGAGTGTGAGGACCTGAGCCATCCCTTCGATGCCCAG AAAATTGTGCCTGGGAGCCACACTGTAGATCTGCCTTATGAATTCCTTCTGCCCTGTCTGTGTATCGAG GCATCCTACCTGCAAGAGGACACCGTGAGGCGCAAAAAATGTCCCTTCCAGGGCCAGCCTGAAGCCT ATGGCTCAGACTTCTGGGAGTCAATGAACTTCACTGACCACAGCCAGCACATTAAGATGGTCATGGCCGTGACACTCCGCTGCCCACTGAAGCTGGAGGCCTCCCTGTGCCAGAGGCGGGGCTGGCCCACCCTCTGCGAAGACCTCCCCAATGCCATGGCTCAAGAGTCAGAGGGG TGGTACGTCGTAGAGAAAGTGGACTTGCATCCCCAGCTCTGCTTCAAG TTCTCTTTTGGAAACAGCAGCCACGTTGAATGCCCCCATCGGACATTCG CAGctccatcctggaatgtgagcaTGGATACCCAGGCCCAGCAGGTGGTCCTTCACTTCTCTTCAAGGACACATGTCACCTTCAGTGCTGCCTGGAACCACCCAGGCTTGGGGCAGGACAGCGTGGTGCCCCCCGTGTACAGCGTCAGCCAG ACTCAGGGCTCAACCCCAGTGACCCTAGACCTCATCGTTCCCTTCCTGAGGCCAGGAGGCTGTGTCCTG GTGTGGAGGTCAGATGTCCAGTTTGCCTGGAAGCGCCTCTTGTGTCCAGATG TCTCTCACAGACGCCTGGGGCTCTTGATCCTGGCACTGCTGGCCTTCACCACTCTACTGGGAGTTGTTTTGGTTCTCACGTGCCGGCGTCCACTGTCAG GCCCCGAACGAGCGCCGCCGGTGCTGCTGCTGCACGTGGCGGAGTCTGAGGCGCAGCGGCGCCTGGTGGGAGCACTTGCTGAACTGTTGCGAGCCGCGCTGGGCGGCGGGCGCGACGTGATCGTGGACCTTTGGGAGGGCACACGGGTGGCACGCGTGGGCCCCCTGCCGTGGCTCTGGGCGGCTCGGGCACGTGTGGCGCGGGAGCGGGGCACCGTGGTTCTTCTGTGGAGCAGCGCCGGCCCCAGCCCCACGGGCGGCCCGGATCCTCGCGCTGCGCCCCTGCGCGCCCTGCTTCGCGCCGCCCCGcgcccgctgctgctgctggtttACTTTAGTCGTCTCTGCGCCAAGGGCGACATTCCCCCGCCCCTGCGCGCCCTGCCCCGCTACCGCCTGCTGCACGACTTGCCGCGCCTGCTGCGCGCCCTGGACGCTCGGGCTTCTACTGAAGCCACCACCCGGGGCCGCTTCGTCGCCCAGCCGCGCCTGCGGGGTCGCGTGGAGCTGTGCCGCAGGCTGGAACTGGAGGCCGCCAAACTTGCCGACCAAGGCTGA
- the IL17RE gene encoding interleukin-17 receptor E isoform X4, with the protein MPRYGVPSAHKAKSHRAGTKGPTHCTDEETEAQRGMKIVPGSHTVDLPYEFLLPCLCIEASYLQEDTVRRKKCPFQGQPEAYGSDFWESMNFTDHSQHIKMVMAVTLRCPLKLEASLCQRRGWPTLCEDLPNAMAQESEGWYVVEKVDLHPQLCFKFSFGNSSHVECPHRTFAAPSWNVSMDTQAQQVVLHFSSRTHVTFSAAWNHPGLGQDSVVPPVYSVSQTQGSTPVTLDLIVPFLRPGGCVLVWRSDVQFAWKRLLCPDVSHRRLGLLILALLAFTTLLGVVLVLTCRRPLSGPERAPPVLLLHVAESEAQRRLVGALAELLRAALGGGRDVIVDLWEGTRVARVGPLPWLWAARARVARERGTVVLLWSSAGPSPTGGPDPRAAPLRALLRAAPRPLLLLVYFSRLCAKGDIPPPLRALPRYRLLHDLPRLLRALDARASTEATTRGRFVAQPRLRGRVELCRRLELEAAKLADQG; encoded by the exons ATGCCCAGGTATGGAGTGCCATCTGCCCATAAAGCCAAATCACACAGGGCCGGAACCAAAGGACctacccattgtacagatgaggaaactgaggcccagagaggaatg AAAATTGTGCCTGGGAGCCACACTGTAGATCTGCCTTATGAATTCCTTCTGCCCTGTCTGTGTATCGAG GCATCCTACCTGCAAGAGGACACCGTGAGGCGCAAAAAATGTCCCTTCCAGGGCCAGCCTGAAGCCT ATGGCTCAGACTTCTGGGAGTCAATGAACTTCACTGACCACAGCCAGCACATTAAGATGGTCATGGCCGTGACACTCCGCTGCCCACTGAAGCTGGAGGCCTCCCTGTGCCAGAGGCGGGGCTGGCCCACCCTCTGCGAAGACCTCCCCAATGCCATGGCTCAAGAGTCAGAGGGG TGGTACGTCGTAGAGAAAGTGGACTTGCATCCCCAGCTCTGCTTCAAG TTCTCTTTTGGAAACAGCAGCCACGTTGAATGCCCCCATCGGACATTCG CAGctccatcctggaatgtgagcaTGGATACCCAGGCCCAGCAGGTGGTCCTTCACTTCTCTTCAAGGACACATGTCACCTTCAGTGCTGCCTGGAACCACCCAGGCTTGGGGCAGGACAGCGTGGTGCCCCCCGTGTACAGCGTCAGCCAG ACTCAGGGCTCAACCCCAGTGACCCTAGACCTCATCGTTCCCTTCCTGAGGCCAGGAGGCTGTGTCCTG GTGTGGAGGTCAGATGTCCAGTTTGCCTGGAAGCGCCTCTTGTGTCCAGATG TCTCTCACAGACGCCTGGGGCTCTTGATCCTGGCACTGCTGGCCTTCACCACTCTACTGGGAGTTGTTTTGGTTCTCACGTGCCGGCGTCCACTGTCAG GCCCCGAACGAGCGCCGCCGGTGCTGCTGCTGCACGTGGCGGAGTCTGAGGCGCAGCGGCGCCTGGTGGGAGCACTTGCTGAACTGTTGCGAGCCGCGCTGGGCGGCGGGCGCGACGTGATCGTGGACCTTTGGGAGGGCACACGGGTGGCACGCGTGGGCCCCCTGCCGTGGCTCTGGGCGGCTCGGGCACGTGTGGCGCGGGAGCGGGGCACCGTGGTTCTTCTGTGGAGCAGCGCCGGCCCCAGCCCCACGGGCGGCCCGGATCCTCGCGCTGCGCCCCTGCGCGCCCTGCTTCGCGCCGCCCCGcgcccgctgctgctgctggtttACTTTAGTCGTCTCTGCGCCAAGGGCGACATTCCCCCGCCCCTGCGCGCCCTGCCCCGCTACCGCCTGCTGCACGACTTGCCGCGCCTGCTGCGCGCCCTGGACGCTCGGGCTTCTACTGAAGCCACCACCCGGGGCCGCTTCGTCGCCCAGCCGCGCCTGCGGGGTCGCGTGGAGCTGTGCCGCAGGCTGGAACTGGAGGCCGCCAAACTTGCCGACCAAGGCTGA
- the JAGN1 gene encoding protein jagunal homolog 1 encodes MASRAGPRAAGTDGSDFQHRERVAMHYQMSVTLKYEIKKLIYVHLVIWLLLVAKMSVGHLRLLSHDQVAMPYQWEYPYLLSIVPSLLGLLSFPRNNISYLVLSMISMGLFSIAPLIYGSMEMFPAAQQLYRHGKAYRFLFGFSAVSVMYLVLVLAVQVHAWQLYYSKKLLDSWFTSTQEKKRK; translated from the exons ATGGCGTCTCGGGCAGGCCCGCGAGCGGCCGGCACTGACGGCAGCGACTTTCAGCATCGGGAGCGCGTCGCCATGCACTACCAGATGAG TGTGACCCTCAAGTATGAAATCAAGAAGCTGATCTACGTGCATCTGGTCATATGGCTGCTGCTGGTTGCCAAGATGAGCGTGGGACACCTGAGGCTCTTGTCTCATGATCAAGTAGCCATGCCCTATCAATGGGAGTACCCCTATTTGCTAAGCATTGTACCCTCCCTCCTGggcctcctctccttcccccgcaaCAACATTAGCTACCTGGTGCTCTCCATGATCAGCATGGGGCTCTTCTCCATTGCTCCCCTCATTTATGGCAGCATGGAGATGTTCCCTGCTGCACAGCAGCTCTACCGCCATGGCAAGGCCTACCGCTTCCTCTTTGGTTTTTCTGCCGTCTCCGTCATGTATCTGGTGTTGGTGCTGGCGGTCCAAGTGCACGCCTGGCAGTTATACTACAGCAAGAAGCTCCTAGACTCTTGGTTCACGAGCACACAGGAGAAGAAGCGTAAATGA